A region from the Peromyscus maniculatus bairdii isolate BWxNUB_F1_BW_parent chromosome 5, HU_Pman_BW_mat_3.1, whole genome shotgun sequence genome encodes:
- the Arl2bp gene encoding ADP-ribosylation factor-like protein 2-binding protein isoform X1, giving the protein MDALEEESFALSFSSASDAEFDAVVGCLEDIIMDDEFQLLQRNFLDKYYQEFEDTEENKLTYTPIFNEYISLVEKYIEEQLLERIPGFNMAAFTTTLQHHKDEVAGDIFDMLLTFTDFLAFKEMFLYYRAEKEGRGLDLSSGLVVTSLCKSSSTPASQNNLRH; this is encoded by the exons ATGGACGCCCTAGAAGAAGAGAGCTTCGCGCTGTCCTT CTCCTCCGCCTCTGATGCAGAATTTGATGCTGTGGTTGGGTGTTTAGAGGACATTATTATGG ATGATGAGTTCCAGTTACTGCAGAGGAACTTCCTGGACAAGTACTACCAGGAGTTTGAAGACACAGAAGAGAATAAACTCACCTACACCCCCATTTTTAATGAATAT ATTTCCCTGGTAGAGAAGTACATTGAAGAGCAGCTGCTGGAACGGATCCCAGGCTTCAACATGGCGGCTTTCACAACAACGCTGCA GCACCATAAGGATGAAGTGGCTGGTGACATCTTTGACATGCTGCTCACATTCACGGATTTTCTGGCTTTCAAGGAGATGTTCCTGTACTACAGAGCA GAAAAGGAAGGCCGAGGACTGGACTTAAGCAGCGGCTTGGTGGTGACTTCTCTGTGCAAGTCCTCTTCTACCCCAGCTTCCCAGAACAACCTGCGGCACTAG
- the Arl2bp gene encoding ADP-ribosylation factor-like protein 2-binding protein isoform X2, with protein MRSSASDAEFDAVVGCLEDIIMDDEFQLLQRNFLDKYYQEFEDTEENKLTYTPIFNEYISLVEKYIEEQLLERIPGFNMAAFTTTLQHHKDEVAGDIFDMLLTFTDFLAFKEMFLYYRAEKEGRGLDLSSGLVVTSLCKSSSTPASQNNLRH; from the exons ATGCG CTCCTCCGCCTCTGATGCAGAATTTGATGCTGTGGTTGGGTGTTTAGAGGACATTATTATGG ATGATGAGTTCCAGTTACTGCAGAGGAACTTCCTGGACAAGTACTACCAGGAGTTTGAAGACACAGAAGAGAATAAACTCACCTACACCCCCATTTTTAATGAATAT ATTTCCCTGGTAGAGAAGTACATTGAAGAGCAGCTGCTGGAACGGATCCCAGGCTTCAACATGGCGGCTTTCACAACAACGCTGCA GCACCATAAGGATGAAGTGGCTGGTGACATCTTTGACATGCTGCTCACATTCACGGATTTTCTGGCTTTCAAGGAGATGTTCCTGTACTACAGAGCA GAAAAGGAAGGCCGAGGACTGGACTTAAGCAGCGGCTTGGTGGTGACTTCTCTGTGCAAGTCCTCTTCTACCCCAGCTTCCCAGAACAACCTGCGGCACTAG